CTCGGGCAATGCGCCAAGCGACTCGAGCTGCGACTTGGTGAAGACGACCTGATAGCTAAGCTCCGCGGCGCGATCGAGCCGATTGTTCTCGTCCTTGCGCTTGCTCGGCGAGTCCAGGGCTGCGTTGATCGGCGCGAAATCCGAGGCCTTGCTCTGGGCCGGAATCCAGGCGTTGATCCCGCCGCCGAGCAGCACGTCAACTCCGCGCTCGAGCAGCTGGTCGGCCACGGCCGGCTCGTCAAGGTGCGTGGCCAGACACGAGGCAAAGGCCGCGGGCGTGGAGTGGGTTACGCGCGTGGTGCTGATCAGGCCGGTGGCCCAGCCGCGGCGTTTGGCCGCGTCGACGATCGTGGTCGTGCAGCGTCCCTGGGGATCCATCCCCAGTTTGCCCGGGTCGGTTTTAATCCCCGAGGAAAGCGCGGTGGCGCTGGAGGCCGAATCGCTGGTCACATTATTTGTGCCGTAGGTCGTAACCAGACCGAGCACCCCTTGGTCGTAGAGCTCGGCGAAGCGGTTGGGACCGCTGTCGGTGGCGAGCAAGTAAGCGTCGAGCAGGGTCAACGCCTCGGGACCCATGCCGTCGACGATCAGCAGCACGATCGAGTCCGCGCCGCGCGGCGGCTCGGGCGTGGGCACGGGCGTGGGCACGGGCACGGGCACGGGCGCGGGCGCTGTGGGCTCCACCCGTTGGCAGGCCGCAAACAGCAGCAGTGCGGCCATGATCGTCGCAATCATCGCGCGTCTCATCGTCGTCCCTCTATTTTTCAAGCCTCTGTATGCGCTTGAGCATGTTTGTCGAGCTATAGCCTTGCGTTAGTTCTGCAATGAATACGCGTCCGCCGCGGGCTTCGACGGCCTGGCGTCCGATGATTTTATCTGGCGGCCAGTCCGCGCCCTTGACCAGCACGTCGGGTTGCAGCAGCTCGATAATTTGCAGCGGGTCGGGCTCGTCGAAGAATGTGACGTAGTCCACATGCTCAAGCCCGGAAAGCAGCTCTGCACGGCGCTCCTGCGGGATCAACGGCCGGTCCGGGCCCTTGAGACGCGCCACGCTGGCGTCGGTGTTGATACCCACCACCAGCAGGTCGCCCTGTGCGCGGGCCTGGGTCAGGTAGCGCGCATGCCCCAGGTGCATCAGGTCGAAGCAGCCGTTGGTGAATACGACGCATTGCCCCTGCGCGCGTCGGCGCTCGAGGATGCGCGCCAGCCGATTAGCTTTAAGAATGCTGCCCATCGGCTACTGCATGAAGATGAATTCGATGCGTCGGTTGCGCGACCTGCCGCTGGATGACGAATTGGAGGCGATCGGCTTGGTCCCGCCGAAACCGATGGCGATCAGCCGTTCGGGCGTCACCCCCTGCTCGATCAAGTAGCGCCGCACGGCGTCGGCCTGAAGTTGCGAGAACTCGCGGTTGCGCGCAGCGTCGCCGCGGTCGGCAGTATGCCCCTCGATGCGCACGCGGATCTCCGGGTTGTCCGCCAGTACTTGGGCGAACTGATCGAGGTTGCGCTTGGAGCTGCGCGTCAGCCGATCGTTGTGGCCGGTGAACCCGACCTTGCCCACGACGATGATCTTGCTGATCGTGGGGATCACGTCCGGGCAGCCGTCGTCGTCGAGGTAGCCGTTGTAGATCTCCGGCTCGTTGGGGCAGTAGTCCTCGCTGTCGAGGAAGCCGTCGCCGTCGTTGTCCGGGTCAGGCACGCCGTCGGTGTCCTGAAAACCGTCCAGATCTTCAGGCAGCATCGGCGCCAGGTCGAGCTTGTCGGGCACGCCGTCGCCGTCGTTGTCCAGGTCGGGCACGCCGTCGGTATCCTGGTAGCCGTCGTAGTCCTCGGCGCGGTTGGGGTCGCCGTCGATCTCGTCGGGGATGCCGTCGCCGTCGTTGTCCGGGTCGGGCACGCCGTCGTCGTCGAGAAAGCCGTCGATGTCCTCGGCCTCGAACGGCGCGCCGTCGGCGCTGTCGCTTGTGCCGTCGCCGTCAATGTCCGAGTCGCATCCCAGCTCGGGCTCGAGTCGGTCCAGGGCGTCGCGGGCCTTGTTTAAATGGTCCTCGGCCGTGACGAAGTCGCGGTTGGTCAAGGTGATCTCAACGTAGCGCAGGTGCGTCTCGGCGCTGGCAAAGTCGCTGGGACCGCACCAGCGGCCGTTTTGACTGGAGGCGTAATCCAGCCGGATTTTCAGCGCATCAAGCTGGTCCACGTAGCGGCTGCCGCCGCAAGAGCACAGCAGCACGGCCAGCCCGGCCAGCAAGGATATCGCGCAGAGCGAGCGGCCGCGGCTCATTGTTCCGAGGGGTGGAAGGCCGAGGCGTTGCGCAACGCCCGCTCGCCGTGTTTGATCGACAGCCGGGCCAAGTCCAGTGCCCGGTCGCGTTGGCGCTTATCCACCTGTTCCTGGGCCATCATCAGATAAAGTTCAGCGCAGCGGTAATTGTAGGAGTCGATCTGCAGCGCGCCAGCCGCCTTCGCCTGGTCGACCACCTGACCGGCCTGGTTCAGCGTCACCTCGAGCACCAACTCCGACTCGGGCAGGACCGAACGATGGCAGGTCATGCCGCTGCAGATAAACAGCAGCGCGATCAGCGCGAGCAATGCTGGACCGATACGTCTCACAACAGCTATTTTCCCCGAAAAATCTACTGGTTGACGATAGATTATGCCCCCGGTCGCTGTCAAGACGCAGGCAGGGCGAAGCTGTTGGAGAGCTCGATCCCCGGTTCCGAGCCGATCCAGCGCAGCAGGTCGTGTTGCAGCATATTCAGCGGCTGCAAGGACGCGGGGGCCAAGTCGCGCAGCTCCGCAGGGTCGGCGAGCACGTCGTAGAGCTCCCAGCGTACGCCCTCGCGGGTGGGGATGTAGATCAGCTTGTAGCGGCCGTCGAAGCGCATGCGGTGCTTGGCCAGGTTGATAAGCGCCTCATAGCCGCGGTCGATGGTCACCAGGTGGCCGTGTTTAAAGTCGATGCGGCCGATGCGGCTGATGTCCGGGTAGGGGATGCGCCGCTCTTGGAAGTATTCGGGAGAGACGTCGGTGAACCAGATCCCGCTTTCAAAATACAGCGCGCGTTCGGGCAACGCTGCGCCGGAGCGCAGTGCGGGCAGCAGGCTGATTCCCTCGGTGGGCCAGCCAAGCTCCAGGCCGCAGGCCCGGGCCACTGTCG
This Candidatus Alcyoniella australis DNA region includes the following protein-coding sequences:
- a CDS encoding OmpA family protein → MSRGRSLCAISLLAGLAVLLCSCGGSRYVDQLDALKIRLDYASSQNGRWCGPSDFASAETHLRYVEITLTNRDFVTAEDHLNKARDALDRLEPELGCDSDIDGDGTSDSADGAPFEAEDIDGFLDDDGVPDPDNDGDGIPDEIDGDPNRAEDYDGYQDTDGVPDLDNDGDGVPDKLDLAPMLPEDLDGFQDTDGVPDPDNDGDGFLDSEDYCPNEPEIYNGYLDDDGCPDVIPTISKIIVVGKVGFTGHNDRLTRSSKRNLDQFAQVLADNPEIRVRIEGHTADRGDAARNREFSQLQADAVRRYLIEQGVTPERLIAIGFGGTKPIASNSSSSGRSRNRRIEFIFMQ
- the rfaE2 gene encoding D-glycero-beta-D-manno-heptose 1-phosphate adenylyltransferase, giving the protein MGSILKANRLARILERRRAQGQCVVFTNGCFDLMHLGHARYLTQARAQGDLLVVGINTDASVARLKGPDRPLIPQERRAELLSGLEHVDYVTFFDEPDPLQIIELLQPDVLVKGADWPPDKIIGRQAVEARGGRVFIAELTQGYSSTNMLKRIQRLEK